A window of the Branchiibius hedensis genome harbors these coding sequences:
- the sufB gene encoding Fe-S cluster assembly protein SufB translates to MSTIEELNPGLEGIGRYEYGWADSDTAGASARRGLSEDVVLDISGRKSEPEWMTKLRLKALSLFDKKPMPSWGSDLTGIDFQNIKYFVKSTEKQATTWDELPEDIKNTYDKLGIPEAEKQRLVAGVAAQYESEVVYHQIREDLEEKGVIFVDTDTGLREHEDLFKEYFGSVIPAGDNKFASLNTAVWSGGSFIYVPKGVHVDIPLQAYFRINTENMGQFERTLIIADEDSYVHYVEGCTAPIYQSDSLHSAVVEIIVKKNARVRYTTIQNWSNNVYNLVTKRATCEAGATMEWIDGNIGSKVTMKYPAVFLLGEHAKGETLSIAFAGEGQHQDAGSKMVHAAPNTSSTIVSKSVARGGGRTSYRGLVQVLPGATNSKSSVVCDALLVDQISRSDTYPYVDVREDDVQMGHEATVSKVSEDQMFYLQSRGLTETEAMAMIVRGFVEPIARELPMEYALELNRLIELQMEGAVG, encoded by the coding sequence ATGAGCACGATCGAAGAGCTCAACCCCGGCTTGGAAGGCATCGGACGGTACGAGTACGGCTGGGCCGACTCCGATACCGCCGGCGCCAGCGCCCGCCGTGGCCTGTCGGAGGACGTCGTCCTCGACATCTCCGGGCGCAAGAGCGAACCGGAGTGGATGACCAAACTCCGCCTCAAGGCGCTGTCGCTCTTCGACAAGAAGCCCATGCCGTCCTGGGGGAGTGACCTGACCGGGATCGACTTCCAGAACATCAAGTACTTCGTGAAGTCCACGGAGAAGCAGGCGACCACCTGGGACGAACTGCCCGAGGACATCAAGAACACCTACGACAAGCTGGGTATCCCGGAGGCGGAGAAGCAGCGCCTCGTGGCCGGTGTCGCCGCCCAGTACGAGTCCGAGGTCGTCTACCACCAGATCCGCGAGGACCTGGAGGAGAAGGGTGTCATCTTCGTCGACACCGACACGGGTCTGCGTGAGCACGAGGACCTCTTCAAGGAATACTTCGGCTCCGTCATCCCCGCCGGCGACAACAAGTTCGCCTCGCTGAACACCGCTGTGTGGTCGGGCGGTTCGTTCATCTACGTGCCCAAGGGTGTCCACGTCGACATCCCGCTGCAGGCCTACTTCCGGATCAACACCGAGAACATGGGCCAGTTCGAGCGCACCCTGATCATCGCCGATGAGGACTCCTACGTGCACTACGTGGAGGGCTGCACCGCGCCGATCTACCAGTCCGACTCGCTGCACTCCGCGGTTGTCGAGATCATCGTCAAGAAGAACGCCCGGGTGCGCTACACGACCATCCAGAACTGGTCCAACAACGTCTACAACCTGGTGACAAAGCGCGCGACCTGCGAGGCCGGCGCCACCATGGAGTGGATCGACGGCAACATCGGCTCCAAGGTGACCATGAAGTACCCGGCGGTCTTCCTGCTCGGGGAGCACGCCAAGGGTGAGACCCTCTCGATCGCGTTCGCCGGTGAGGGCCAGCACCAGGACGCCGGTTCCAAGATGGTGCACGCCGCGCCGAACACCAGCTCGACCATCGTGTCCAAGTCCGTCGCCCGTGGCGGTGGCCGCACGTCGTACCGCGGGCTGGTCCAGGTGCTGCCCGGGGCAACCAACTCCAAGTCCTCGGTGGTGTGTGACGCGCTGCTGGTCGACCAGATCAGCCGCAGCGACACCTACCCCTACGTCGACGTCCGCGAGGACGACGTGCAGATGGGTCACGAGGCCACCGTTTCCAAGGTGAGCGAGGACCAGATGTTCTATCTGCAGTCCCGCGGTCTGACCGAGACCGAGGCGATGGCGATGATCGTGCGCGGTTTCGTCGAGCCGATCGCCCGGGAGTTGCCGATGGAGTACGCCCTCGAACTCAACCGCCTCATCGAACTGCAGATGGAAGGAGCCGTCGGCTGA
- a CDS encoding helix-turn-helix transcriptional regulator, with amino-acid sequence MNIETGTRQRVLRTVSEQGPITAGELAELLEVTPTAIRRHLDALVAEGQLSERDTHREQHGERRRGRPARAYVVTDAGHSRLRSDYDDLAADLLAFLAEQGGDEAVQAYARRRAAVIADSLDLPDAGTVAERTEALATALNGKGFATSTRPLGAGVQLCQGHCPVQHVAEQFPALCEAETEMFSQVLGVHVQRLASLAHGDHVCTTFVPTPAQSGSGQHPHSTTGRDES; translated from the coding sequence GTGAATATCGAGACGGGCACCCGCCAGCGGGTGCTTCGTACCGTCTCGGAGCAGGGCCCGATCACCGCTGGCGAACTCGCCGAACTGCTCGAGGTGACACCCACGGCGATCCGGCGGCATCTCGATGCACTGGTGGCCGAGGGGCAGTTGTCCGAGCGCGATACCCACCGTGAGCAGCACGGCGAACGTCGCCGGGGTCGACCGGCCCGGGCTTATGTCGTCACGGATGCCGGGCACTCGCGGCTGCGATCGGACTACGACGACCTCGCGGCCGACCTGCTGGCCTTCCTGGCCGAACAGGGCGGCGACGAGGCCGTGCAGGCCTACGCCCGGCGACGGGCAGCCGTGATCGCCGACAGCCTCGATCTGCCGGACGCGGGCACGGTGGCTGAGCGCACCGAAGCGCTGGCGACGGCGCTCAACGGCAAGGGCTTCGCCACGTCCACCCGCCCGTTGGGTGCGGGCGTGCAGTTGTGTCAGGGGCATTGCCCGGTGCAGCACGTGGCCGAGCAGTTCCCTGCCTTGTGCGAAGCGGAAACGGAAATGTTCTCGCAGGTGCTCGGTGTTCACGTACAGAGACTGGCTTCGCTGGCACACGGAGACCACGTGTGCACGACCTTCGTGCCGACACCTGCTCAATCAGGCAGTGGTCAGCACCCTCACTCCACCACCGGAAGGGACGAATCATGA
- a CDS encoding glycoside hydrolase family 3 N-terminal domain-containing protein has protein sequence MRLLIAAMGTLTMTAPTIALPATAHAAGCSAATVVSRLTLAQQVGQLFMVGNRVGSVSATTRRQVATYHVSNVMLTGRSHAALGSVAGVNRSLQALTGTSTAGVRLFIATDQEGGYVQVLQGSGFDRMPPALAQGGWSAATIQARAARWGSQLRAAGVNMNLAPVADTVPVGRWNPPIGSFQREFGHTSATTTKGAVAFTKGQLQSGVAVSVKHFPGLGLVSANTDTTANVVDANITVRSPYVRSFVAAIRAGAPFVMMSSARYSRIDNSNPAVFSSRIIGWLRGQLRFAGPIITDDVSAARAPSIYPPGVRASKAIAAGDTMLLVSAAPSTLPAMWQAVYRRATTNAAFRATVRAAALTNLTAKQSRGLLGCRL, from the coding sequence ATGCGACTTTTGATCGCGGCGATGGGCACACTGACGATGACGGCGCCGACGATTGCGCTGCCCGCAACGGCGCACGCGGCAGGTTGTTCGGCGGCCACCGTGGTGTCCCGGCTGACCCTGGCCCAGCAGGTCGGTCAACTGTTCATGGTCGGCAATCGGGTCGGGTCGGTGAGTGCGACGACCCGCCGGCAGGTCGCCACCTACCACGTGAGCAACGTGATGCTGACCGGGCGCTCGCACGCAGCCCTGGGCTCGGTGGCCGGTGTCAACCGGTCGTTGCAAGCGCTGACGGGCACCTCGACCGCGGGCGTGCGGCTGTTCATCGCCACCGACCAGGAGGGCGGATACGTGCAGGTGTTGCAGGGGTCGGGTTTCGATCGGATGCCACCTGCCCTCGCCCAGGGTGGCTGGTCGGCGGCGACGATCCAGGCGAGGGCGGCGCGGTGGGGGAGCCAGTTGCGGGCTGCGGGGGTGAACATGAACCTCGCCCCGGTCGCTGACACGGTTCCGGTGGGCCGCTGGAACCCGCCGATCGGCAGTTTCCAGCGTGAGTTCGGTCACACCTCAGCGACGACGACAAAGGGGGCAGTGGCCTTCACCAAGGGCCAACTGCAGTCGGGCGTCGCGGTCTCGGTGAAACACTTCCCCGGCCTCGGCCTGGTGTCGGCGAACACGGACACCACCGCCAACGTGGTCGATGCCAACATCACGGTCCGCTCGCCGTACGTCAGGTCGTTCGTCGCAGCGATCCGGGCCGGCGCACCGTTCGTGATGATGTCGTCGGCGCGGTACAGCCGGATCGATAACAGCAACCCCGCGGTCTTCTCCAGTCGCATCATCGGCTGGTTGCGCGGGCAGTTACGGTTCGCCGGCCCGATCATCACCGATGACGTCAGCGCCGCCAGGGCGCCATCGATCTACCCGCCCGGAGTCCGGGCAAGCAAGGCCATCGCCGCCGGCGACACGATGCTCCTGGTGTCCGCTGCTCCGTCGACGTTGCCAGCCATGTGGCAGGCGGTCTATCGACGGGCGACGACGAACGCCGCGTTCCGGGCCACGGTCCGGGCGGCTGCGCTGACCAACCTGACGGCCAAGCAGTCCCGCGGACTGCTCGGCTGTCGCCTCTAG
- a CDS encoding glycoside hydrolase family 3 N-terminal domain-containing protein: protein MDEQVGQIFMVGNPVGSVSHQLSGWATRHHVGNVMLTGRSTASVGQIADLTSDLGRLTTVSGIRPFIATDQEGGNVQVLKGPGFDRMPSALVQGGWSPARLIGRAGAWARQLKAAGVNMNLAPVADTAAAGANNPPVGDLRREFGHTPQAAGQGAAAFARGQLAQGVAVSVKHFPGLGSVTTNTDFSARVVDSVTTRNSPSIQAFRQVIDAGVPFVMVSSATYQKIDPDHLAVFSPTVLTWLRQGLGFSGAVITDDLSGAKAPQVLPAGQRAVTAIAAGSDLLLLSAQPQVLPKMWQAVHDRATSDTGFREQLSQAATRVIAAKQRMGLVTCDF from the coding sequence CTGGACGAGCAGGTCGGCCAGATCTTCATGGTGGGCAATCCCGTGGGGTCCGTGAGTCACCAACTGTCGGGGTGGGCGACGCGCCATCACGTGGGCAACGTGATGCTGACCGGGCGCAGTACGGCGTCCGTCGGCCAGATCGCGGATCTCACCTCCGACCTGGGGCGGCTGACGACGGTCTCTGGAATCCGGCCGTTCATCGCCACGGACCAGGAGGGTGGCAACGTCCAGGTGCTCAAGGGCCCGGGCTTCGATCGGATGCCGTCGGCGCTGGTGCAAGGTGGCTGGAGCCCAGCACGGCTGATCGGGCGCGCCGGGGCGTGGGCGCGGCAGTTGAAAGCGGCTGGGGTGAACATGAACCTCGCGCCGGTCGCCGATACCGCGGCAGCCGGGGCCAACAACCCGCCGGTCGGCGATCTCCGTCGGGAGTTCGGCCACACCCCGCAGGCGGCGGGACAAGGAGCGGCCGCGTTCGCCAGGGGTCAGCTGGCCCAGGGCGTCGCCGTTAGTGTCAAGCACTTCCCCGGGCTGGGTTCGGTGACCACCAACACGGACTTCTCCGCGCGGGTCGTCGACTCCGTCACGACCAGGAACTCGCCGTCGATCCAGGCGTTCCGGCAGGTGATCGACGCCGGGGTGCCGTTCGTGATGGTGTCCTCCGCGACGTACCAGAAGATCGACCCCGACCATCTGGCGGTGTTCTCTCCGACCGTTCTGACCTGGCTGCGCCAGGGCCTCGGCTTCTCCGGAGCGGTCATCACCGATGACCTCAGCGGCGCCAAAGCACCACAGGTGCTGCCTGCCGGGCAGCGAGCGGTCACGGCGATCGCCGCCGGCAGCGACCTGCTGCTGCTGTCGGCGCAGCCGCAGGTGCTGCCGAAGATGTGGCAGGCGGTGCACGACCGCGCCACCTCCGACACCGGGTTCCGCGAACAGCTCAGCCAGGCCGCGACCCGGGTGATCGCGGCCAAACAACGGATGGGTTTGGTCACATGCGACTTTTGA
- a CDS encoding ABC transporter ATP-binding protein, translating to MTSAAVEIRDVVHSYGTTRALDGLTWSAHAGRVTCVLGPNGAGKTSIIEMAEGLRRPDSGSIRVLGVDPWGADASHRAQVGVMLQDGGLPGSVAAGRFLTHLTRLYPDTGRLPQLRDRLGLAEFEKTAVRRLSGGQRQRVALAAALLPRPAVAFLDEPSAGLDPHARLDVWDLVREERDRGCAVLVTTHSFEEAEQLADDIVIMAAGRVVAAGTPATVSAGSSLADTYFDLTRPVHHR from the coding sequence GTGACGTCCGCAGCAGTTGAGATCCGCGACGTCGTGCATTCGTACGGAACCACCCGCGCGTTGGACGGCCTGACCTGGTCGGCCCACGCCGGCCGGGTCACCTGTGTGCTCGGCCCCAACGGGGCCGGGAAAACCAGCATCATCGAGATGGCCGAAGGTTTGCGGCGACCCGACTCCGGGTCGATCCGGGTGCTCGGGGTCGACCCGTGGGGCGCTGACGCGAGCCACCGGGCCCAGGTCGGCGTGATGTTGCAGGACGGTGGACTGCCCGGCAGCGTCGCGGCCGGCCGCTTCCTCACCCACCTCACCCGGCTCTACCCCGACACCGGCCGACTACCGCAGCTGCGCGACCGGCTGGGGTTGGCCGAGTTCGAGAAGACCGCGGTACGACGCCTGTCCGGTGGGCAGCGCCAACGGGTTGCGCTCGCGGCGGCCCTGCTCCCCCGACCGGCCGTGGCCTTCCTCGACGAGCCGAGCGCCGGTCTGGATCCGCACGCCCGGCTGGACGTCTGGGACCTGGTGCGCGAAGAACGCGACCGCGGCTGCGCGGTCCTGGTGACAACCCACTCCTTCGAGGAAGCCGAGCAGTTGGCCGACGACATCGTGATCATGGCTGCGGGGCGGGTCGTGGCTGCCGGCACTCCGGCGACCGTCTCGGCGGGATCCTCCCTGGCCGACACCTACTTCGACCTGACCCGGCCGGTGCACCACCGATGA
- a CDS encoding ABC transporter permease: MTTTTVTSGLPSPAARVRAQGIYEAQTLLRNGEQLLVSVVLPVMALIGLAVSTIPSLGPGRRIDVAVPGVLALAVVSTAFTGQAIATGFDRRYGVLRLLGASPLGRGGLLAGKALAVLTVVAIQTVVLSAIGIGFGWRPHLPGILAGVLLLILGTWTWVALALLLAGTLRAEGVLAVANLIWILLAAGGGLLIPTARLGGLGEVVRYLPSGALGDGLRAALQGHDTSLVIPILVLVVWGAAATALTARFFRWSD, translated from the coding sequence ATGACGACCACGACCGTGACCTCGGGCCTGCCCTCCCCCGCTGCCCGCGTCCGTGCCCAGGGGATCTACGAGGCGCAGACCCTGCTGCGCAACGGCGAACAACTCCTGGTGTCCGTCGTGCTGCCGGTGATGGCGCTCATCGGCCTCGCCGTCTCCACCATCCCCTCGCTCGGACCGGGCCGACGCATCGATGTCGCCGTGCCGGGCGTCCTGGCGCTCGCCGTGGTCTCCACCGCCTTCACCGGGCAGGCGATCGCCACTGGCTTCGATCGTCGGTACGGCGTGTTGCGGCTACTCGGCGCCAGCCCCCTCGGTAGGGGCGGGCTGCTGGCCGGCAAAGCACTCGCCGTACTCACCGTCGTGGCGATCCAGACCGTCGTGCTGTCCGCGATCGGGATCGGGTTCGGCTGGCGACCGCACCTGCCCGGGATCCTGGCCGGTGTCCTGCTGCTCATCCTGGGCACCTGGACCTGGGTGGCCCTCGCTCTCCTGCTGGCGGGCACCTTGCGCGCAGAGGGCGTTCTGGCGGTGGCCAACCTGATCTGGATCCTGCTGGCGGCCGGCGGGGGCCTGCTGATCCCGACCGCTCGGCTCGGCGGCCTCGGCGAGGTCGTCCGGTACCTGCCGTCGGGTGCCCTCGGCGACGGGCTGCGCGCCGCGCTGCAAGGTCACGACACCTCGCTGGTGATCCCCATCCTGGTCCTGGTCGTGTGGGGCGCAGCGGCCACGGCGCTCACCGCTCGGTTCTTCCGGTGGAGCGACTGA
- a CDS encoding COX15/CtaA family protein has translation MGTLLPVLPRAVPTHRVLRFLVWLNLVVEVLIVCTGGLVRLTGSGLGCPTWPQCVPGSYVPVAHQEQSWHKYIEFGNRTLTSVVSVVAIALLVAIWLWARDRKGLLLPVGLIILGIAIQAVVGGISVHLKLNPAIVAIHFLTSMLLVCGSAWLVWREREGDAPRTWLVRKEIRWLAVAASVMTVIVLVLGTMVTGSGPHSGDASQPARLDIDPRTTSWLHADAVMLLLGLVLAVLIAVRLTAKDSQPWRNWLWVLLVILAQGVLGYTQYFLGVPAPLVLLHMLGASLLVVFVTWAMLSLRERPHDH, from the coding sequence ATGGGCACGTTGCTTCCGGTGCTGCCGCGAGCCGTGCCGACGCACCGCGTGTTGCGCTTCCTGGTCTGGCTCAACCTGGTCGTCGAAGTGCTCATCGTTTGCACCGGCGGGCTCGTCCGGCTCACCGGCAGCGGTCTGGGCTGCCCGACCTGGCCGCAGTGCGTGCCGGGTTCCTACGTACCGGTGGCGCACCAGGAGCAGTCCTGGCACAAGTACATCGAATTCGGTAACCGCACGTTGACCAGCGTGGTCAGTGTCGTGGCGATCGCGCTGCTCGTCGCGATCTGGCTGTGGGCCCGCGACCGCAAGGGGCTGCTGTTGCCGGTCGGCTTGATCATCCTGGGCATCGCGATCCAGGCGGTCGTCGGCGGTATCAGCGTCCACCTCAAGCTGAACCCGGCGATCGTCGCGATCCACTTCCTGACCTCGATGCTGCTCGTCTGCGGCTCGGCGTGGCTGGTCTGGCGTGAACGCGAAGGTGACGCACCGCGAACGTGGCTGGTGCGCAAGGAGATCCGCTGGCTCGCGGTCGCAGCCTCGGTGATGACCGTGATCGTCCTGGTGCTGGGCACCATGGTCACCGGGTCCGGTCCGCACTCCGGCGACGCCTCGCAGCCTGCCCGGTTGGACATCGATCCGCGCACGACCTCCTGGCTGCACGCCGATGCCGTGATGTTGCTCCTGGGTCTGGTGCTCGCCGTACTCATCGCGGTTCGCCTGACCGCCAAGGACTCCCAGCCGTGGCGTAACTGGCTCTGGGTCCTGCTCGTGATCCTGGCGCAGGGTGTGCTGGGCTACACCCAGTACTTCCTCGGGGTGCCTGCACCGCTGGTCCTGCTGCACATGCTCGGAGCCAGCCTGCTGGTGGTCTTCGTCACCTGGGCGATGCTCAGCCTGCGCGAGCGACCGCACGACCACTGA
- a CDS encoding LiaF domain-containing protein — MTDRTLHLNGTMGSTKRSGLWQVPRYVSIKRRLGSVELDFTQAEFVDETVDILVDLIGGSLEIRVPADVWVESSITTNLGSYEDHRKGNPDDPRIIMRLTGSTTAGSVEVRGPKKPIWPLRSKQA, encoded by the coding sequence ATGACCGATCGCACCCTGCACCTGAACGGCACCATGGGCAGCACCAAACGCTCCGGACTGTGGCAGGTGCCGCGCTACGTGTCGATCAAACGCCGCCTCGGGTCGGTCGAACTCGACTTCACACAGGCCGAATTCGTCGACGAAACGGTCGACATCCTGGTCGATCTGATCGGCGGCTCGCTGGAGATCCGGGTACCGGCCGACGTCTGGGTGGAGAGCAGCATCACGACCAACCTGGGCAGCTACGAGGACCACCGCAAGGGCAATCCCGACGACCCGCGGATCATCATGCGGCTCACCGGATCGACGACCGCCGGATCGGTGGAGGTACGCGGACCGAAGAAGCCGATCTGGCCGTTGCGCTCGAAGCAGGCCTGA
- a CDS encoding heme o synthase produces MGGEADTPDTGLRTWRTVVRDYVALTKPRIIELLLVTTFPVMFLADRGVPSVWLILATLVGGTLSAGSANAFNCYLDRDIDAKMHRTQNRPLATGAIRPGSALVFATTLGAISVLWLGLLVNWLSAALSFAAIVLYVGFYTMLLKRRTAQNIVWGGVAGCMPVLIGWAAVRNSLDWTPVVLFLVVFFWTPPHYWPLSMRFKDDYAAAGVPMLPVVAEDVAVGRKIVAYAWATVITTLVLIPVGDMGLIYTVVAVASGAVFLRESHLLLARAKAGAPYSVLKPMRLFHFSISYLTLVFLGVAIDPLLHLTPWH; encoded by the coding sequence ATCGGTGGCGAGGCTGACACTCCGGACACCGGTCTGCGCACTTGGCGCACGGTCGTGCGGGACTACGTGGCGTTGACCAAGCCGCGGATCATCGAGCTGCTGCTGGTGACGACGTTCCCCGTGATGTTCCTGGCCGACCGCGGTGTGCCGTCGGTCTGGCTGATCCTCGCGACCCTCGTCGGTGGCACGTTGTCGGCCGGCTCGGCGAACGCCTTCAACTGCTATCTGGATCGCGACATCGACGCCAAGATGCACCGGACGCAGAACCGCCCGCTGGCCACCGGCGCGATCCGACCAGGCTCTGCACTGGTCTTCGCGACGACCCTCGGCGCGATCTCGGTGTTGTGGCTCGGGTTGTTGGTCAACTGGCTGTCCGCCGCCTTGTCGTTCGCGGCGATCGTGCTCTACGTCGGCTTCTACACGATGCTGCTCAAGCGCCGTACCGCGCAGAACATCGTCTGGGGCGGCGTGGCGGGGTGCATGCCGGTGCTGATCGGGTGGGCGGCCGTTCGTAACAGCCTGGATTGGACCCCCGTCGTGCTCTTCCTGGTGGTGTTCTTCTGGACGCCACCGCACTACTGGCCGCTGTCGATGCGGTTCAAGGACGACTACGCCGCAGCGGGTGTGCCGATGTTGCCGGTCGTCGCCGAGGACGTAGCGGTCGGCCGCAAGATCGTCGCCTACGCCTGGGCGACGGTGATCACCACCTTGGTGCTGATCCCGGTGGGCGACATGGGCCTGATCTACACCGTGGTGGCCGTTGCCTCCGGGGCGGTCTTCTTGCGCGAGTCACACCTGCTGCTGGCGCGCGCCAAGGCTGGGGCGCCGTACTCGGTGCTGAAACCGATGCGGCTGTTCCACTTCTCGATCAGCTATCTGACCCTGGTCTTCCTCGGCGTGGCGATCGACCCGCTGCTGCACCTGACGCCCTGGCACTGA
- the tkt gene encoding transketolase has translation MSVETQSPIAQRDPSLARPIADQVGWSDLDIRAVDTIRVLAADAVQKTGNGHPGTAMSLAPLAYLLYQKVMKHDPTDPHWLGRDRFVLSCGHSSLTQYIQLYFSGYGLELSDLESLRTWGSKTPGHPEVHHTVGVEITTGPLGSGLASAVGMAMAQRRQRGLLDPDAAPGESPFDHHIYVVASDGDIMEGVSSEASSLAGRQKLGNLTLFYDENYISIEDQTDVSFSEDVAARYAAYQWHTQIVDWRTSRAEDGTYVEDVDALYAAIEAAQAVTDKPSIIVLRTVLGYPAPTKEDTGKAHGAALGDEEVAATKKLLGFDPDKSFEVSDEVISHVREVAARGKAAHEAWQPGYEKWRADNPAAADLLDRLVAGELPTGFADAFPVFDADAKGIATRAASGKILSALAPVMPELWGGSADLAESNNTTMEGEPSFLPEGVETREWKGGPYGRTLHFGIRENAMGMILNGIALEGLTRPYGGTFLVFSDYMRPAVRLAAIQQLPVTFVWTHDSIGLGEDGPTHQPIEHLAALRAIPGLDVVRPADANETAIAWRTILQHKDRPAGLALTRQNLPIVDRTEYASADGVSRGAYVLADAAGGPPDVILIATGSEVALALTARDHLAQDDIKARVVSMPCREWFLEQDQSYRDEVLPPTIKARVSVEAASQLGWRDFVGDAGRTVAIDHFGASAAGPVLFEKFGFTAEAVVDAAKASIADATA, from the coding sequence GTGAGTGTCGAAACCCAGTCCCCGATCGCCCAGCGCGACCCCTCTCTTGCCCGTCCGATCGCCGACCAGGTCGGTTGGAGTGACCTGGACATCCGCGCCGTCGACACGATCCGTGTCCTCGCTGCAGATGCGGTGCAGAAAACCGGCAACGGCCACCCCGGCACGGCGATGAGCCTGGCGCCACTGGCCTACCTGCTCTACCAGAAGGTCATGAAGCACGACCCGACCGATCCGCACTGGTTGGGCCGGGACCGCTTCGTGCTCTCCTGCGGCCACTCCAGCCTCACCCAGTACATCCAGCTCTACTTCAGCGGTTACGGCCTGGAACTTTCTGACCTGGAGTCGTTGCGCACCTGGGGGTCCAAGACCCCCGGCCACCCTGAGGTGCACCACACCGTCGGTGTCGAGATCACGACCGGCCCGCTCGGTTCGGGTCTGGCCTCGGCCGTCGGTATGGCGATGGCCCAGCGTCGGCAGCGGGGTCTGCTCGACCCCGACGCCGCACCCGGTGAGAGCCCGTTCGATCACCACATCTACGTCGTCGCCAGCGACGGCGACATCATGGAAGGCGTCTCCAGTGAGGCGTCCTCGCTGGCCGGTCGACAGAAACTGGGCAACCTGACGCTGTTCTACGACGAGAACTACATCTCGATCGAGGACCAGACCGACGTGTCCTTCTCCGAGGACGTCGCGGCCCGGTACGCGGCGTACCAGTGGCACACCCAGATCGTCGACTGGCGCACCTCCCGCGCCGAGGACGGCACGTACGTCGAGGACGTGGACGCGCTGTACGCCGCCATCGAGGCCGCGCAGGCAGTCACCGACAAGCCCAGCATCATCGTGTTGCGCACGGTCCTGGGCTACCCGGCGCCCACCAAGGAGGACACCGGCAAGGCGCACGGCGCAGCACTCGGCGACGAGGAGGTCGCGGCCACCAAGAAGTTGCTCGGCTTCGACCCCGACAAGTCCTTCGAGGTCTCCGACGAGGTCATCTCCCACGTCCGCGAGGTCGCCGCCCGCGGCAAGGCTGCGCACGAGGCATGGCAACCGGGCTATGAGAAGTGGCGTGCGGACAATCCGGCCGCTGCCGACCTGCTGGACCGGTTGGTCGCGGGTGAGCTGCCCACTGGGTTCGCCGATGCGTTCCCGGTGTTCGACGCCGACGCCAAGGGCATCGCGACCCGGGCCGCGTCGGGCAAGATCCTGTCCGCGCTCGCCCCGGTGATGCCCGAGTTGTGGGGCGGTTCGGCCGACCTGGCCGAGTCCAACAACACCACCATGGAGGGTGAGCCCAGCTTCCTGCCCGAAGGTGTCGAAACCCGCGAGTGGAAGGGCGGCCCCTACGGTCGCACCCTGCACTTCGGGATCCGCGAGAACGCCATGGGCATGATCCTGAACGGCATTGCGCTGGAGGGACTCACCCGGCCCTACGGGGGCACCTTCTTGGTGTTCTCCGATTACATGCGACCCGCCGTACGCCTGGCTGCCATCCAACAACTGCCGGTCACGTTTGTCTGGACGCACGATTCGATCGGCCTCGGCGAGGACGGCCCCACGCACCAGCCGATCGAGCACCTCGCCGCGCTGCGCGCCATCCCGGGGCTGGATGTGGTCCGTCCCGCGGACGCCAACGAGACGGCCATTGCCTGGCGCACGATCCTGCAGCACAAGGACCGGCCGGCCGGTCTGGCCCTCACCCGGCAGAACCTGCCGATCGTGGACCGCACGGAGTACGCCAGTGCCGACGGGGTCTCCCGGGGCGCCTACGTGCTCGCCGACGCCGCTGGCGGACCGCCGGACGTCATCCTGATCGCGACCGGTAGCGAGGTGGCGTTGGCCCTGACCGCCCGCGACCACCTGGCGCAGGACGACATCAAGGCGCGTGTTGTCTCGATGCCGTGCCGGGAATGGTTCCTGGAGCAGGACCAGTCCTACCGTGACGAGGTGCTGCCGCCCACGATCAAGGCGCGCGTCAGCGTCGAGGCTGCCAGCCAGCTGGGGTGGCGCGATTTCGTCGGCGACGCCGGCCGCACGGTCGCGATCGACCACTTCGGCGCCAGTGCCGCCGGACCTGTGCTCTTCGAGAAATTCGGATTCACCGCCGAAGCCGTCGTCGATGCCGCGAAAGCGTCCATCGCGGACGCAACCGCCTGA